A region of Fibrobacter sp. UWR4 DNA encodes the following proteins:
- a CDS encoding addiction module antidote protein produces the protein MGKIKVSDLDVAEFLETEVDVKLFLKEALAENDPVFWQHCVSTAARSAGMAKIAEKAGLNRESLYKAMKEGAHPRFETMMKILNAMGLQLALKVVPEKKVPANVVAEKRAKYKVK, from the coding sequence ATGGGTAAGATTAAAGTTTCGGATTTGGATGTTGCAGAATTTCTAGAAACTGAGGTAGATGTAAAACTTTTCTTGAAGGAGGCTCTTGCCGAAAACGATCCTGTTTTTTGGCAGCATTGTGTTAGCACTGCGGCAAGGTCTGCAGGCATGGCAAAGATCGCCGAAAAAGCTGGCTTGAACCGTGAGAGTCTTTATAAGGCAATGAAGGAAGGTGCGCATCCTCGTTTTGAAACGATGATGAAAATTCTGAATGCCATGGGCTTGCAGCTTGCCTTGAAGGTTGTTCCCGAAAAGAAAGTCCCTGCAAATGTGGTCGCCGAAAAACGCGCTAAGTACAAGGTGAAGTAA